One Nocardioides dongkuii genomic window, TACTGCGGGTCCGGCGTGACCGCCACCCACGACGTCCTGGGGCTGGAGGTCGCCGGCATCCGCGCGGCGCTCTACCCCGGCAGCTGGAGCGAGTGGGTCGCCGACCCGTCCCGGCCGGTCGAGACCGGACCTACCCCGGCCTGATCACTCCTGCTTGCCGCCGCCGAACATGATCTCGTCCCAGCTCGGCACCGACGCGCGTCCGCCGCGCTTGCGGACCGAGCGGCGCGACGGCGGTTCGTCGGCGTCGGCGCGGGCGGCCTCGGCCGTCGCGGGCTCGGGAGCGGGCTCGGGCTCCGCCTCCGGCTCCGTGGCGGGCTCCGTGGCGGGCTCCGTGGCGGGCTCCGTGGTCGCACGGGGGTCGGTGTCCAGCGCGGCGGCGTCGGCGGCCTCCGCCGCCAGGTCGCTCTCGTCGAGGCCCGGCCGCTCCTCGAGGAACGCCTCCACCGGCGCGGCGGGCGCCTCGCCCGTCACCAGCTCGATGGCGTCGTCGCCGAGCGGCAGCTCGTCGGCCGGCGTCCCGCCGGTCTGGCGCCTGCGACGGGCGCGCTCGAGGTCGTCGTGCGGCTCGGCCGGGGCCTCCGGCGGCGCGTCGGCGAGGTCGCCGACCAGCCAGCGGGCGTCCTCGTCGTCGAGGACGACGTAGTTGCCGGGGAGGTCGAAGGTGAAGTGG contains:
- the sepH gene encoding septation protein SepH, which codes for MAHLTLAGVSEDGKRLLLVDETGVRHTVDIDARLRAALRGDTARLGQLEIQMDSTLRPRDIQARIRAGESPESVAQAATTTVEKIMPFAGPVLAERQHVADRAQRSSVRRRSGGDAAGARTLGDAVAARLRPAHVDPSSVEWDAWRLEPGRWALIGTFETPTRAGTGHFTFDLPGNYVVLDDEDARWLVGDLADAPPEAPAEPHDDLERARRRRQTGGTPADELPLGDDAIELVTGEAPAAPVEAFLEERPGLDESDLAAEAADAAALDTDPRATTEPATEPATEPATEPEAEPEPAPEPATAEAARADADEPPSRRSVRKRGGRASVPSWDEIMFGGGKQE